AATAAAAAAAAACAATATAATTCCACAATCATTCATCACAATATTTTCCTTAGCCCGGGCGCACCGGATAGCAGACTTGTTGAGCAGTACCTTTGATCCCAATAACCAAAAGAGTTACCACTCCCTAGGTACCCTCAAAATCATATGCTTTCTGAACCTGTAAAAAAATTGCCCAGCGAGGACGACTGGGCGATTTTACTGCTCTTTAAGATTCAACATCATCATAAGATGCCTATAAGTACTCATTAGTATGGTAAAATAGATAGTTAAAAAGCTCAACTAACTACTAGTTGAGCTTTTTGCCGCGTAAAACTTCCGGTTACCCTTTATGGCCTATCCCCTGTTCCTATCTCCAAATCAGAGAATTCAGGGATTACTATATTGCTACTACGGTTTTGCCGTTATGGAACACCTCGACATGATTGATAATTTGTTGATGATACTGCATAACCTTGATTAGCGCTTCTTCGGGCGACGGGGCGATGACAACGGCGGAGCATTTCCAGTCGGCCTCCTGTCCGCTGTAGGTCTCGACCTCCCCGTCACACACGTACCAAATGGGTGTCATTCTTCTTTTCCTCCTTATTTCCTTCAATTATCCGGGTCCGTGCGGCGCTTTCCGCAGAGCTACATTCTACCTTGTAAACACTGAATTATAAATCGGATACCGGCTGCAAATCCCAGCCCAAAGTAGCCGCGCCCGCTGGCTGCTTGTCTCGCTCCATAACGGCTGTCAAGTTCAACCTGGTCTTTACGGAACTCTTCCAGTAACGTTTCCTGCAGCTTTTGGTACAGTTGGGACAATTTTTCCGAGCTTTCCGCGTAAGCGGGATTATTAGTTGACAGATCGGCCTTTTCAGTTATTTCGTCGAATATCTCTTTACTGATCATGGCGAATACGTTCATCACCTAATAATCCGCCGGCCGCCAATTGCGGATTTTTCTCTGCCGCGCATTGTTAATGTAGACATTATTTATCTCCCCCATATTCAGACTGTGTCAGGGCTTTCTTTTCCAGACGCACTGCTGAAGCGGAAAGCCCCGCCGACACAGCCTGTTGTAGGGGAAATTAAAAAGCGCATGGCAGGTCTTCTAAATAGACCTACACATGCGCTTGTGCTTCGTAGTCTGCATAGTATCCAAGGCCAGGCCGGTTAGGTTTCCGGATGCAGGAAGCGACAGAAAGTCAATTGGACAAAGCTATAAAGCTATGTAGAAAAAGACTTTCTGTTGATAGCCTTAACCTTGAATATGCGATACATCTGCTGCATGCAGTCGCTCAGCCTCTGCCAGAACATGCAATCCATATTACACCATGTATGTCCCCGATCACCAGCCCTGCGGCTTGTTTTTGGGGAGGGAACATTGTATAATATTCTTGCCGTCGTGGACAGCTAGCTGTTACGTGTAGGTGCGTTGACACCTGCTCGTGCCCGGGAGTGTTGCTGCACTTCCGGGACACGGCGACTTTTTAATTTCCACCTAATACTAATTATAGGCTTGTTTTAGAATGATTGCAAGTACAACTGCCGGTTTTATGTTTAGCAATTTCCATTTTTGCCTCGCAGATGTTCTATATAGCGAACGTAATCAGTCCCGCGACCGATTGCGGCTCTTTTTTTGTTAGGGTACAAATCACGGCTGCAAGAGAGATAAAATAGAAAACTCCAATTATAATAAAGTTCTATTCGAACTATTTTGCCAGTTTTATGTTTCTGACTTTTCGATTCATGGAGTATAGAGCGCGAAGAGAGGGGTGTCAATTATAGTTAGTTTCGCTGATCCAGTATCTGGATTCACGATCAATGAATAAAAATCTATCAAAGTAGAAACAACTATATTATCAATATTTTAGGAGGCGAATTACTTGTTTCAACAAGCCAATTTTCAACAAACCAATCCTTTCCTGCAGCATGTCGTAAACCATGGTCACTCGCTGATCACCGAGGTCAACAAAGCCAGTTCATTGTGCCAGGAAATTGTTTTGAATTGTGATAACATCGTCGCGGCCATCAATTCCGGCAATCCCCAAAATGCTGTTAACCTAGTTCAAAATATCCGAAATAAAGCTAGCCAAGTATCGCAATCCACCCAGTTTTTTAACCAAGCCATTAATGAGCGTTTAGATATGTCTGCCTATGTTTTAAATACAATCCAGCACAAGCTAAATGAAATTTCTGGCGCGATACAAAGCCTAAGAGGTACTACCGCCAATTATCAAATGTGGCAATATGGAATGCAACCATCCCCCTGGCCCTCAATGCCGCAACAGTAGCCGGTGCCAGGTTACTACTACAGGCTGCAGTACCGCAGCAATAGAACGACACGAATGTAGCTGTATGAAAGATGACTCGTCTTTTTAATGAATATGAGTCATCTTTTTTTATTTAACTACAAAAAATACCGCCTACCAGGGTAGACGACCTTAGTGAGAGATTAGGTATGTATACAGGGCTTGCTACAAACAGATGATCACAAGCAGGGCGGCAATTCATCCCCCACCGTTCAATCCCTTATAGGTAACCTACACAAACGGAGGGTGATTCCCCCGCTGCAGTTGACTTTTTTTATGTTTCAATCCCTTATAGGTAAGCTACAAACTCGAGCAAAAAACCCTGCACTTCCCCCGTCACCCGGCGTTTCAATCCCTTATAGGTAAGCTACAAACCAAAAGCGTCTGCAACTCCCGGCGCAGTGGCGAATTGAGTTTCAATCCCTTATAGGTAAGCTACAAACCTTGGCGTCACAGCCGAGAACCAAGAGCAGGCTGACAGTTTCAATCCCTTATAGGTAAGCTACAAACACGCGCCCGAACCGCTGACAGGCGCACCGTCGTCGACGAGTTTCAATCCCTTATAGGTAAGCTACAAACAGATTCTCCACTGTTTTTCAAACAAACTTCAAACTTGAGTTTCAATCCCTTATAGGTAAGCTACAAACTAATTATGTCGCAAGGTTGGCGCGCACCAATCACTGGTTTCAA
This window of the Methylomusa anaerophila genome carries:
- a CDS encoding methyl-accepting chemotaxis domain-containing protein — protein: MFQQANFQQTNPFLQHVVNHGHSLITEVNKASSLCQEIVLNCDNIVAAINSGNPQNAVNLVQNIRNKASQVSQSTQFFNQAINERLDMSAYVLNTIQHKLNEISGAIQSLRGTTANYQMWQYGMQPSPWPSMPQQ